In a single window of the Euleptes europaea isolate rEulEur1 chromosome 4, rEulEur1.hap1, whole genome shotgun sequence genome:
- the C9orf72 gene encoding guanine nucleotide exchange factor C9orf72 homolog encodes MSALCPPPSPAVAKTEIALNGESPLLAATFAYWDNILGPRVRHIWAPKTEQQLLSDGEITFLANHTLNGEILRNAESGAIDVKFFVLAEKGVIIVSLIFDGNWNGDRSTYGLSIILPQSELSFYLPLHRVCVDRLTHIIRKGRIWMHKERQEHIQRAVLEGTERMEDQGQSIIPMLTGEVIPVMELLSSMKSHSVPGEIDIRDTVLSDDDIGDSCHEGFLLKAISSHLQTCGCSVVVGSSAEKVNKIVRTLCLFLTPAERKCSRLCRNETSFKYESGFFVQGLLKDVTGSFVLPFRQVMYAPYPTTHIDVDVNTVKQMPPCHEHIYNQRRYMRSELTAFWRATSDEEMAQDTIIHTDESFTPDLNVFQDVLHQDTLVKAFLDQVFHLKPGLSLRSVFLAQFLLVLHRKALTLIKYIEDDTQKGKKPFKSLRSLKIDLDLTAEGDLNIIMALAEKIKPGLHSFLFGRPFYTSVQERDVLMAF; translated from the exons ATGTCCGCTCTgtgtcctcctccttctcctgctgtTGCCAAGACAGAGATAGCATTGAACGGAGAGTCACCACTACTGGCTGCTACTTTTGCCTACTGGGATAACATTCTTGGTCCCAGGGTCAGACACATCTGGGCACCAAAAACAGAGCAGCAGCTTCTCAGTGATGGAGAAATAACATTTCTGGCAAATCACACTTTGAACGGGGAAATACTTCGGAATGCAGAGAGCGGTGCAATAGATGTGAAAttttttgttttggctgagaAAGGGGTCATTATTGTGTCCTTAATTTTTGACGGAAACTGGAATGGGGACAGAAGTACCTATGGACTTTCAATTATACTTCCACAAAGTGAGCTTAGCTTCTACCTTCCCCTACACAGAGTGTGTGTTGACAGGCTGACGCATATTATAAGGAAAGGAAGGATATGGATGCATAAG GAAAGGCAAGAACATATACAGAGAGCAGTTTTGGAGGGCACAGAGAGAATGGAAGATCAG GGTCAGAGCATCATTCCAATGCTGACAGGAGAAGTTATTCCTGTAATGGAACTTCTTTCATCTATGAAATCACACAGTGTTCCAGGAGAAATAGAT ATACGTGACACAGTACTCAGTGATGATGATATTGGAGATAGCTGTCATGAAGGTTTTCTCCTGAA AGCTATCAGTTCACACCTGCAGACCTGCGGTTGCTCAGTAGTTGTAGGAAGCAGTGCCGAAAAAGTTAATAAG ATAGTGCGGACTCTGTGTCTCTTTCTTACTCCAGCAGAGCGAAAGTGTTCCAGGCTCTGTCGAAATGAAACTTCTTTCAAGTATGAATCAGGATTTTTTGTTCAAGGGTTGCTCAAG GATGTGACTGGAAGTTTTGTGCTGCCTTTCCGGCAAGTGATGTATGCTCCATATCCTACCACTCATATTGATGTGGATGTCAACACAGTGAAGCAGATGCCTCCGTGCCATGAACATATCTATAATCAGCGGCGGTACATGCGATCTGAGCTAACAGCATTTTGGAGAGCCACTTCAGATGAGGAGATGGCTCAGGATACCATTATCCATACAGATGAAAGTTTCACTCCTGACCT GAATGTTTTTCAAGATGTCCTGCACCAAGACACTCTAGTTAAAGCTTTCCTGGATCAG GTCTTTCATTTAAAACCTGGACTGTCCCTGAGGAGTGTGTTCCTTGCGCAGTTCCTATTAGTTCTTCACAGAAAAGCCTTAACACTCATTAAATATATAGAAGATGACAC GCAAAAAGGTAAAAAGCCTTTTAAGTCTCTCCGAAGCTTGAAGATAGACCTGGACTTAACAGCAGAGGGCGATCTTAACATAATAATGGCTTTAGCTGAGAAGATCAAGCCTGGTTTACATTCGTTTCTCTTTGGCCGACCTTTCTACACTAGCGTGCAGGAACGGGATGTTCTCATGGCATTTTAA